A window of Gossypium hirsutum isolate 1008001.06 chromosome D13, Gossypium_hirsutum_v2.1, whole genome shotgun sequence genomic DNA:
TGTAAATTTAGGTATGTTTTTTCTTACATGAAACTAGAAGAAAGCAATTTTAAGAGAAAAGCAATTTTCGATCACACATAGTACAAGTACGTAACCTGAATATGTGTATGTATGTTGAAAGTTGAAACTGGTTACTTACAGATGAGAAGGATGGGATTAGAGGACTACTTGGTGATGGCATAGATAGCATAAATAATACCAGGGATGTACCCAAACAGGGTGAGTACAAGACATATCCAGAACTCCACCtgcatcaaatttttatttaattatggttcatataatataatatcatgtaataaaaatgaaaaaggctCAGATATGGATATTGACCTGGCAACCAAACTTGAGGAAGACACCGAGAGGAGGCAAAATGATGGCTAAGAGGATATCTACGCAGGTAGCTGTGCTATCATCTGccatttttttcttctccttctttACAAGCCCCAAGCAAATAAATTCAAGACTTTCGTTTCTTTCAGGAAGAGGATTGTTTTTTGAGAGGGTTCTAGTAGCCAAGGGAGAGTGGGTGAGAGAAATGGTGAGGGGTGATAGCGAAATTTATAGAGACCCCCTGGAGTCCACGTGTCAGCAGTGGGCGGCAGTTGATTGGTAGATACGTTGATGAATCATGATGATGATGGTAGGCCACATGGTTTGCTACTTTAACGTTGTAAATCTATATGCTCGATGCCAACGCCGATGCGTATGGGGTAATAAACTGTATGTCTGTTGGCTTTGGGATGGGCATATGCGTTTATGCCTTGACTTCGTGCTATGGAACCTACACTTACAGCTCACTGCATTAACGCCCGCATGTGTTCTGCTTTTTTTGGTTATAAATCTTGAAAAGTCTTCTATATTCAATAATTACTATAAATTTCAAGAGCAAATTAGGAATTAAATCGAATCCTTAATAGAAAAATATAGGTATTTTATGTGGTTGAATCCTACGGTTGCAACTAAGACTATGAACACTAAAAGGGCTTTTATGTGGCTAAATCCTACGGTTTGCAGGCAGCTAAGAGTATGAACGTCCATGTGTTGGCTTTTCGTTGCCATGGATTAGAACCACACGGCTTCTACACGTTGCGTACAAAGCAACGTGATGAAATCCGACGGCTCAAAAGGTTGCCGCATAAACCTGAAACAGCCGAGCGGCAGGCAGGGAGGGATGTCACTATGATTTGGGGGTATCACCAATCAGGTTCCCCCAGCTGTTGCTTTCCCATCAACACACGCATCTGAGATAAACCGCCCCTAAATtgttctttatttattcttttatctttcttttgaATCTTTAGATATTCAATCTTTATCTTAACCCACAAGTCAAAAACATTACAACTGTGTTGAACAGAAAAGAGAACATTACGACAGTTTTAACTTCATTCGAAGTTGCCTCTTGGCACCAGGAGATTGAACCCTGAAACGATTTCCATTATCACACTCACCCACGTGTGCTACATGGATATTTGCCATATAAACTTCAAATTTTACTACAGCCCGCATATATTTGTAGTTGTTTTTGGAACAAAAATAAGTTTCTGGATGCAGGGGAATCGGTCTCTTCCATAAGGGTATGAGACTGACCCCACTTTGTAACGTTTAATTTTTGTTCGTGAACGACTAGTCGTTCTCTTTAATGTGATTGATTTTCCTTAATGCATGCGTAAAGTTAATGCTTAGTATTACCCTCCATCTACTCAAAAAgttaaaaagagaaaagcttCATTGAATGAACAGCCCTTAAATTATATTTCAAGATTCTATCATTCTCCTCATATACATAGGCAAGGTGCACATTTGGCAAGCCAGTGGTGTGTTAGTCCCCGTCTATTGTACAATGTTTATTCTAAAGACTATGGCTTAGTGTTCGGCTTGCCACTAGCTATCCTTTGTTAATGTACTGGACCCTTTATCGTGGAAAAGGAGTATTGAATTTTGTAAGAAGCTTAACATTAGCCTACATCAATATGCTCTCTTAGAAAGATTTTTACTTCATCCTTATTGTGAAAGGGCTTTTGAATTTTGCAGAGGGCTGGGAGTCCGCCTAAATAGAGGGTTTTACCTTGGAAAGATTTTTTGCTTCACCCTTCTGCTGTGAAAGGGATTTTGAAATTTGTAGAGGCCTAACATCAGCCCAAATTGAAAGTTTTGTCGTGCGAGTTGAGATGTATATTTAACTTGAAAGTCAAAAGTCTTGGGCAAGAGAAAGAAGTTTTGGGCAagagaatttaaaagaaattaagacAGAATAATGGTAAAAGAGATGGAGATACTATGATGAGATGATAGAAATACCTAAACTTATATCTTACTTGGAAGGTTTAGGCTTTCTTTGGATTCAAACACAACACAGTGCATTGAAACGTCTCACCGTGCTGGAGCTGACTGGAGCTTTTAGCACCAGTGGAGATAAGACTGTCCAGTGCAGCAGAAACGTCTCACTGTGCTGGAAGCAAGACATCCACACAGCCAAGCAATTCACTGTGGTGCAGTGAGATTGAAAATCAAGGTAAAAATTTTCAACGCACTGTGTTGTGTTTGAATCCAAATGAAGCCTTAGTTTGGAGTCTAAGAACGTATGGGAATTGGTTCATTGCGCGTCAGTCATTGTCTGTTGTATGATCCTTGTGCCGAAGGTTCGGCTAAGGCTTGCTGCTAGATGCACTTTTGTTAATGCATTAGACTCTTTAGGTCACACAAATAGCAGCAAAAGTATATTTGAGACTCTTATATTaaaagttagattatattttttttaaatgtctaaattattttatgtatgttaaattaaagattaaattagtccatctgttaaaaatttcattcatttccaatGTTAAAAATTGGTCCCTATAAGTGAGCACGAGATACATGTGGTATTTAATTATTCCGTCAATCACATCAGTTTTTAACgatacaaattaataatttttttaaacaaaaataactaatttactttttaatctaacttgtaataattaatttattgaatttttaaataaaaaagagattCCATAAAAAATTATAGGCTTGTGTAACATATTTTACGAACATGATAAGGATTTTTTTCTAAAGATACTAATTACacgtttaaaatttaaaatatataaaatttggtTGAAAGTAGTCATCAATTTTCTTAAAAAGCAATCATATCTTCATCTTCcaaaaaggaattttttttttattcaactcgtaataattaatttattcaattttttctttttcatgaggagcaaattaccaaataataataaaatagaaaataattaaaagaaaacgtGCTCTTAATTTAAAAGTTAGTGAATTATTAAAGTTAAAAACAGCAGCCAGGTTGACACAATGCAAATGGTTTTCATTGGAACCACTTTaattggttttattatttataaaatcaaaaagaaaaatcgaagaaaatgtttgattttaaagaagagaaagaaattttcaaatttacatcgataaattttaaaattatggttcaatgtgtaattatatatatgaattttaattttgtgtaattttatatatgaaattttgatttgatccaattcttgtaaattattgatataacatcattttatatttatatattgcatacataaataattatatttattcaatataaaaataaattgatgtattcatttctttaaatgtatatgattaaatcaaatttaaagtttcaagtacatatttgaaccacaattagaatttcacgtgtataattgcaccaaattaaaattcatatatacaattacacattaaatcaaagttcatgtataattttaatatttattcctatttTTCAATCTTCGGAATTTCCTTAATTACGGTTTTAAGATTAAAAACTGAAAGTTATTTTGAATATTTCagttatattttcttttcaaaattgtaacaaaagggaaaattggaaaaagaaaatatgtATACAAATAAACCGAAAATGGGGGAACAAGCAAGAAGTCCAGCAAAAGTTGAAAACGCTACTGTTGTTGCGGCTGCTTCTGACCTCCATTTCAGTGTGGTTGTTTGAATCGAACTGAATCAATCGATTAGATTAATTgggtaaaaaataaattagagtATCGATTTGAAAAGTGACTTTAAATTAGTTAGATTGAGAACTAGTACAAATTGGTTGAACCAATTAAAAAAGCAATTGAATCGGCTAAAACCCAATTGAACCaatcgaattaaattttttttattttctaatgattTTTTATCAGATTGACAAACTGATAACTTAACTAGTTCAATCATTGATTCAATCTAAAAAACATTGTTGAGATAACTTTTTTCTAAAACAtttatatagatttttaaataacttcaatttttttgtctaaatctACTATATATGTAGATTTGTTAGGGGTTAATTCACTATTATCATTTTAAGTAGAGTTAAAGAGATCTTTAAATTAACTCCATGTGATGGCATGATAGTTAAAGATATTCATTGCTCTAGGTGTGGCCTATGGTCAAGGgtattcttgaaattttttttttcaattccaaacaaaaaattttatttgcagAACCATAAAaccttaaataatataaacttcggtaaatattaatgatattttttaaacagAAAATGTTAACTCGTTggccttatttgattcttttcaataatataaggactaaattgatccatttaatagtaaAGGAACTGATTTAATCAAGTCCTTATAATAGAGGGACCTCTCAAATACATTCATTCTTTTAAGTAGTGTCTAAATTTATTCAATATACTCATATATTATTAGATCTTGTACTTTGcctaagttgtggatttagtacaTATATTGTAATTTGATCAAATTAGTGTGTGCGCTTTTCGAATTGGTTAATTTTAGACGGTACACTTCCGAATTGcaattaaatttgtttggttaaaatTTCCTATTAATCCTATATTATGCATAAAGTTGTAAATTTAATCTATATTCTTCAACTAGACCATTCTTAGTCCTATATTTGCTATTAGTTACCGAGCAGCTGGTCGTGAGAACGGGATTTACCATTACTTTCTTTCGCTAATCTGGGTTTCCATTTTCAAACCCTACGTTTTGCTTTggcttggattttttttttttataatggttGGGTTTTATGGAACTTTTTGTGAAATCATTTTGGAATTGAATTTATGTGAAGTCTAGCTTGCTGCTTATTTGGTACCCTTGTGGAGTGGAACGGGTGCATTATTGCTTTCAGCCTAGGTTTTGCTGGAGAAGTGAATTAGATCACACGTGAAATCGTTTACAGATCTTAACATCTTTATGCTTTCTAGTAACTTGTCTGATCTAAATACCGATCACTGTAAGGTATAAAGTTGAGTCAATCCCACTCAGTCAAGGCTTAAATCTTTTAacttttctccattttcaccaaGGTTCCCTGCTCAAACaaagaacaaaaatgaaaataaaaaagcaTGCATCATATTCAGCACTCCATGGTCATATGCAAGCCATGACAGTACATATcaagagaaaaaagagaaagaaacacaGATGATGGGTATTACAGAACATGAACAGATCAATCTCAGAGATGGATCTTGGGATGcatgcagcagcagcagcagcagcagcagagaCTTTAGGAGGAGGAGGAACACTAGGAAACCAGTGGCATGGGTGGAGTAGGCAAGACATAAACCAGCCTTCTTCTTTGTTTGTTTCCAAAAGACTGAAACAGTCCATTGTCTGACCCCCTCACCCATCCCACGAGCTTCCTAGAATCCTAAGCTCCTTCTCCATCGTCTCTCCATCAAACTACCAAATCGGCTAACACCCATACTTCTTCCCTTCAATCCCACAACCTATATATATAATCTAGCGCTGGCAACAAATTAAACCCTACATACCTTTTATTTTGATCCCTTGGGCCTGCCCATTCCTTTGTTTATCAAGTTGGGCTCCCAAATGAAATCAGCAGCAATACAAGATCATGTAAGTGTGATGGGTCGTGGATCAAAGCCCATAATCATTACGCACAGAACATTTGATAGAGGTCAATTTATTAAATGTAGCTCATTTGACTCACGAAAATTGGTTCCACTTATGAAATCTCTAAAGAAActcatctacttgaagccttggtggctCAGTGAAACACCCCGATCGAACTAGAATTATCAAAGTAAATCTTAAATGAATAAGATTGTATAAAGTTTAAATCTCTTAGAACTCTCAATTGTAGATAAATTTTAATCGTAATCGTTGATGTGACTCAATCTATACCGTTGATTTTGaaagagctcaactataaatagaggtctcttCCTTTATTTGTATCCATCTCATCGTATTAAGTTATTCTTAAGTTAAGAATATATTgaaagcatttactcaaacacaaGTAAACACTTtgtatgtattattttttttaacttttcaacaCTTTGTTACTCTCTCTGTTTCAAGTTACTTCTACTATATTTTCAATGCCTTAAAAAATTTTGGAGAGAATTCTCATCTTTCGAGTTACTTCTATTATAATTTTAGTTACATGACATAAGCATACAGAGCAACTCAGCATCATGATTCATGAGTATAGTGTCAGTCAACTTTCTATTCTCTCCTTTATTCCTTATCATAATGAGTACGCTTGCTCTCGGTTAATCTTTTTCTCCTttattctttctctctttttttatcagtGAAGTAGCTTTATGCTTCTTATAAAGCAGATGCAGGACTTTAGAGAAATGTATATACAAGCATTCACACAGACAAATTATATTTAACACCTTTGGCTTTTTATTCTGCATAAACTTTGTCAGCCATTGGAATATATGTTGCATATTTTGATGGACTTGCATCTTGTCATATACTCTGGCTCAAACCTATTCAAATGTGATACTATTATTAGCTTTTTTTTCACCTGCAAAAGAAGAATCCTTTTTTCATGCATTAATGTCTTACTTTCTTCCTTACTGCATGCTTTTCAGAGCCATTAATGATGTTAATTgggggagaggaagaacttaaagtTGACTTTAATATCAGGCCCTCAATAATGCAATGCAAAAGGCAGACATGTATATAATCATTTAAAGATGGGGTAGAGAAATAACACTTCATCATTTCTACCACAGAACACTATTTTGGTAAAAGTGCTcttgtattaaaaaataaattacattttatctCTATTCtctattcaaaaattaaattaactaatcttgTATGTAAGTTCAAAAagcaaattgatatttttttgttaaagtttttatctatttgtactattaaaaactaatGTAAAATTTGCTCTCTGATCTGATTTAGtttatccatttttttaataagaaGGGCAAAATACAATCTTACTTCTAATACAAAGACCTCCATACTACTTTTACCCACCCTTCAACTAATTGGTTGCATGATTtcattttaattccaa
This region includes:
- the LOC107888363 gene encoding hydrophobic protein RCI2B, with protein sequence MADDSTATCVDILLAIILPPLGVFLKFGCQVEFWICLVLTLFGYIPGIIYAIYAITK